The genomic window CTTTGCCCCGGCCTCGCTGGCGGTACCTGAGCCGGTTCCCGTGGTTCCGGTCGAACTCAGCCTTCAGTTGGAGCAACTGGCATTTCAGATTCGAGCCCGGAGCACTCGCGCCCGGGCCCGATAGACCGTCGGAGATTCCCGGAGCGGTGCCTTGCCAACAGGCCTGAATAGGAGCTTCGAGGGCATGAGCCGGCAGGATGACAGCATCGACGACCCGCAGGACATTGACCTTGAGGAAGGCGGCGCACCGGATTTCGAGGATTGCCCGAACTGCGGGAAGTCGATACCTGAGTCGGTCGGCCGTTGTCCGTATTGTGGGCAATGGATCGCCTGTCCCAGTTGCGGCGAATGGCTTACGGGGGCCTCGACCGCAGCCGGCCGCGCTCGCGGTTGGTTCTGGCCGGTGGTGGTGGCGATCCTCGTTGCGATCATACTTGTGATGTGGACCGGCTTGTGATGCGGGCATCTGTGCTGACGGAAGAAGACACATGGCTTTTCCAATACACCGACTTCGGCGGTTGCGGATGAACCCGGGATTGCGGCGGATGGTGTGCGAAACCCGCCTGTCCCTTGACCGCTTGATCTATCCGTTGTTTGTGCGTCCGGGCGAGAGCATTCGCAACCAGATCACGTCGATGCCGGGGCATTTTCAGTTCTCGGTGGATACGGCGGTCGAGGAATGTCGCCGGATCGCCGATCTGGGCATTCCGGCGGTTCTGCTGTTTGGCATCCCTTCGCACAAGGACGCCGTTGGCAGCGAGGCTTGGCACGACAACGGCGTCGTTCAGCGGGCGATTCGGCAGATCAAGAAGGCCTGTCCCGATCTGGTGATCATCACGGACGTCTGCCTGTGCGAGTACACCGATCATGGGCATTGCGGGGCAATCGTCGAACGCGCGGGGCGCAAG from Phycisphaerae bacterium includes these protein-coding regions:
- a CDS encoding zinc-ribbon domain-containing protein; the encoded protein is MSRQDDSIDDPQDIDLEEGGAPDFEDCPNCGKSIPESVGRCPYCGQWIACPSCGEWLTGASTAAGRARGWFWPVVVAILVAIILVMWTGL